A single genomic interval of Aedes aegypti strain LVP_AGWG chromosome 1, AaegL5.0 Primary Assembly, whole genome shotgun sequence harbors:
- the LOC5571574 gene encoding rho GTPase-activating protein 190 isoform X2: MKQINVAVVGLSGVEKDKGQLGAGKSCLCNRFVRPKTDDYAIDHISVLSQSDFSGRVVNNDHFLYWGEARKTSEEGVEYNFSVVEQTEFVDDATFQPFKVGKMEPYTKRCSAIRLSSQEKLKYICKNQLGIEHEYEEIVLPEGRFLVDGFVCVFDVSVVPNRTVEKQVEFITQIINNILKNKKPVVLVTTKNDDSNELYIREAEKICARKEYKGQIVMVETSAHESINVDLAFIVLAQMIDKAKQRSKIMSYAEAAKQRTDLLNASSEYVTRLIRTQITDHRSIWTSSSKKLANHREWIDFLELFGQEAGQRIFRRHIKKLRDDYQGKKLQSYMDSFACVLQEILPDMNSINLELDTFNDWQSVRNYFRNHVEYEQYFFDAIERGGSWAELSDMSDMEDENRIPFDILDTPEAETVFKNHMNALQQEQKRLEWKKQFKKLLEETGYVTPGKQLSEVRVLFMGRECFEALSEHDCQQIYDNHQRELIETAKRNFQELLMEHADLFYHFKNIEPSGTITQNDVKEITDVLQEDLRYKLLDRLEQDRKLMLFQHLGFVHCPIREHCPAFPNCMDALIERILIANQNLPNPKFAQKDGQLQLNLIVIGLDYIANDFIDKVHQQCNDNGEYIVDGQVYGLSIETINRENDSFSFDLANKGLICCYSNRQTFTYIYEVLDRLLVDNIDFKDSVNNLHIVFMSDEKNSENTLQQLQSDGQSLAERLHCVFIDENEFYASGQEVRFIETTLNSVIDSIPFDELKYGMNLADIPDLRIIMCIFCGDPFSTENLLSSMMIEQSCINAGERNIIFEMFLGDSKRRVELILSSYHGANAFRDDLIHGFILLYSSKRKASLSTLSAFSLNIPNLPMQLVSVSEQGGVNAFFNNETSQMLITEGNAIADKLRAHFATASDEDNQFKFASFAPFLKEVWDKKPEIEHAFNMEEPLTIDSGEGTMEHSMHHHHQQAPQPPPRYESYLINGSQTTYRGQHQHPHQQQKMLFDNRSINSLDDLDNLKQHQQQYSNMYYYEDSSDFDKGGSNQGFQIYPPPTTPPEPAPPDHLLTPSSILRQLKANTVSQSQSSLEEINSDVSGSKDSINTYDSGWLDDGFLIPKQDNKQNEDMWKSMNPHHAFTTGRRPNQSSFAKKIRPKGPSQTLKQPGKLNLKSFAIVNEAIARMNLGDGQGPFQGSGGQPMTEKEKKKAKKLLQQQLENAPLAAPEDDSEDYEDEAGYEQINDAFSDAVNNVASQLFTTFSGGQRGDVGQQGIDLTGGKAKLRQRREKEQTGSTFPTVFNIPEYSDSESDSSSLERKRSTDGYSKINRKPQGHKRHRKKRTAIPVQPPKIPLGPFGGGGGPGDGGGQPMMVGVPGGGHIGSALGMPMMYQKLKNEKNMSMDKDKQEDESSIDVSSPRDNNSPIFGVLPKMGDREKLITKQKNWFGKEIDSSKNSSKDSKDSDSNAKKTAGRSSKGTSGKNAKNAPPIPQQPSLASFKQSDKNLVPLFVEKCVKFIELEGLDSEGIYRVPGNRAHVDLLYQKFDEEVDVDIEKLDIPVNAVATALKDFFAKRLPSLFNTEMMAELEEIAGSRPLQAISSLNMEVKTDRSCRLIALRSLLGKLPPSNFAILSFIFQHFVRVSENSKLNSMDSKNLAICWWPTLLPIEFTDMMRFETMRPYLEDIVQTMIDQYPFLFCGEEAFVMV; encoded by the exons ATGAAACAGATCAATGTCGCCGTCGTTGGGCTTTCCGGTGTTGAGAAGGACAAAGGCCAGCTGGGGGCAGGCAAGTCCTGCCTGTGCAATCGATTCGTGCGGCCAAAAACGGATGATTACGCGATCGATCACATATCTGTGCTGAGTCAG TCTGATTTCAGCGGCCGAGTTGTCAACAATGACCACTTCCTCTATTGGGGTGAGGCGCGCAAAACGTCCGAGGAGGGCGTCGAGTATAATTTTAGCGTAGTTGAACAGACCGAGTTCGTAGACGATGCCACATTCCAACCCTTCAAGGTGGGCAAAATGGAGCCCTACACAAAACGATGTTCGGCCATTCGGTTAAGCTCACAGGAAAAGCTCAAATATATTTGCAAAAACCAGCTGGGCATCGAGCATGAGTACGAGGAAATCGTCCTACCGGAAGGACGATTTCTGGTCGACGGATTTGTGTGCGTTTTCGACGTGAGTGTCGTCCCTAACAGGACCGTTGAAAAGCAGGTGGAATTCATCACACAGATCATCAACAACATCCTAAAAAACAAGAAACCAGTCGTGCTGGTAACGACCAAAAACGATGACTCCAACGAACTTTATATCCGAGAGGCAGAGAAGATTTGCGCCCGGAAGGAGTACAAAGGTCaaattgtgatggtagagacaTCGGCACATGAAAGCATAAATGTCGATCTAGCATTTATAGTCCTAGCACAAATGATCGATAAAGCGAAACAACGATCTAAGATCATGTCTTATGCGGAGGCGGCGAAACAACGAACTGATTTGCTGAATGCCAGCTCTGAATACGTCACGCGTCTTATCCGAACTCAAATTACAGATCATCGTTCTATATGGACGAGCTCTTCCAAAAAATTAGCCAACCACAGGGAATGGATTGACTTTTTGGAACTGTTTGGCCAGGAGGCCGGCCAGAGGATATTCCGACGGCACATTAAGAAGCTGCGGGACGATTATCAAGGCAAAAAGCTACAAAGCTACATGGATTCGTTTGCGTGCGTACTGCAGGAAATTCTGCCGGACATGAACAGCATCAACTTGGAGCTGGACACGTTCAACGATTGGCAGTCGGTACGGAACTATTTCCGAAATCATGTCGAATATGAACAGTACTTTTTCGATGCCATAGAGAGGGGCGGCAGCTGGGCGGAGTTGAGTGATATGAGCGATATGGAAGATGAGAATCGAATACCGTTCGATATCCTGGACACGCCTGAAGCGGAAACCGTGTTCAAGAACCACATGAATGCCCTGCAGCAGGAACAAAAGCGATTAGA ATGGAAGAAGCAGTTCaagaaattgctggaggaaacCGGATATGTGACACCTGGCAAGCAACTGTCGGAGGTTCGAGTGCTGTTCATGGGTCGCGAATGTTTCGAAGCATTGTCCGAGCATGATTGTCAGCAAATCTACGATAACCACCAGCGGGAGCTTATTGAGACGGCAAAGCGAAACTTCCAGGAGCTGCTAATGGAACATGCGGACTTGTTCTACCATTTCAAGAACATTGAACCCTCGGGAACAATTACCCAGAATGACGTCAAGGAAATTACCGATGTTCTCCAGGAAGATTTGCGATACAAACTGCTTGACCGATTGGAACAAGATCGGAAGTTGATGTTGTTTCAGCATCTTGGGTTTGTTCATTGTCCGATACGAGAGCATTGCCCTGCGTTCCCGAACTGTATGGACGCTCTGATCGAGAGGATATTGATTGCCAATCAGAA TCTACCGAACCCGAAGTTTGCTCAGAAGGACGGTCAATTGCAACTGAATCTCATAGTCATTGGGTTGGATTACATTGCAAACGATTTCATAGACAAAGTACACCAGCAATGCAACGATAACGGCGAGTACATAGTGGACGGCCAAGTATATGGGCTAAGCATTGAAACGATCAATCGGGAAAATGATTCGTTCTCGTTTGATCTGGCCAACAAAGGACTGATATGTTGCTACTCGAATAGACAAACATTCACTTATATCTATGAGGTACTCGATCGTCTATTGGTGGACAATATTGATTTTAAGGATAGCGTAAACAATTTGCACATAGTGTTCATGAGTGATGAAAAGAATAGTGAGAACACCTTGCAACAATTGCAAAGCGATGGTCAATCGTTGGCGGAACGACTTCACTGCGTGTTTATCGATGAGAATGAGTTTTACGCTTCCGGCCAAGAAGTGCGCTTCATAGAGACAACACTGAACAGCGTTATCGACTCAATTCCTTTTGATGAACTCAAATACGGCATGAATCTAGCAGATATTCCTGATTTGCGCATTATTATGTGCATCTTTTGCGGCGATCCTTTCTCGACTGAGAACCTACTGAGCTCGATGATGATTGAGCAGTCGTGTATAAACGCAGGTGAAAGGAATataattttcgaaatgtttttgGGCGATTCCAAGCGACGAGTTGAGTTAATCTTATCCTCATACCATGGCGCAAATGCTTTTAGAGATGATCTCATCCATGGATTTATCCTGCTATATTCCAGCAAACGAAAGGCTTCCCTTTCTACCCTTAGCGCTTTTTCATTAAACATTCCAAATCTTCCAATGCAACTCGTCTCCGTATCGGAACAGGGTGGAGTCAACGCTTTCTTCAACAACGAAACATCACAAATGCTAATCACCGAGGGCAATGCAATTGCCGACAAGTTACGCGCACACTTTGCAACCGCTTCCGACGAAGATAACCAATTCAAATTTGCTTCGTTTGCTCCGTTCCTCAAAGAAGTATGGGACAAGAAGCCAGAGATTGAACACGCCTTCAATATGGAAGAGCCCCTTACAATTGATTCGGGAGAGGGCACCATGGAACACTCTATGCACCATCATCACCAGCAAGCACCACAACCTCCACCTCGTTACGAGAGCTATCTAATAAACGGTTCCCAAACGACCTACCGCGGCCAACATCAGCATCCCCACCAGCAACAGAAAATGCTCTTCGATAACCGCTCCATCAACTCCTTGGATGACCTAGATAATCTCAAGCAACATCAGCAGCAGTATTCCAACATGTACTACTACGAAGACAGTAGCGATTTTGATAAAGGTGGCAGCAATCAAGGTTTTCAAATCTATCCACCACCCACCACACCGCCAGAGCCAGCACCACCAGATCACCTACTGACGCCATCCTCGATTTTACGCCAACTCAAAGCTAATACCGTGTCCCAGTCACAAAGTAGCTTGGAGGAAATCAACT CTGACGTCAGTGGATCCAAGGACTCGATCAACACATACGACTCAG GCTGGTTGGACGACGGATTTCTCATCCCCAAGCAGGATAACAAGCAGAACGAAGACATGTGGAAGAGCATGAACCCCCACCACGCTTTCACAACCGGACGGAGGCCAAACCAAAGTTCGTTTGCGAAGAAAATTCGCCCAAAGGGCCCCAGCCAAACGCTGAAGCAACCGGGAAAACTGAATCTCAAAAGCTTTGCCATAGTCAACGAGGCCATAGCACGCATGAATCTGGGAGATGGACAGGGCCCGTTCCAAGGGAGCGGTGGTCAACCCATGACAGAGAAAGAGAAAAAGAAGGCCAAAAAGTTGCTCCAGCAGCAGTTGGAGAATGCTCCGCTGGCTGCTCCGGAGGACGACAGCGAGGACTACGAGGATGAGGCCGGTTATGAGCAGATAAACGATGCATTTAGCGATGCAGTTAATAATGTAGCAAGTCAATTATTTACTACCTTTTCGGGAGGGCAACGAGGGGATGTTGGTCAGCAGGGTATCGATCTGACCGGAGGAAAGGCTAAACTACGACAACGACGGGAGAAGGAACAAA CTGGTTctacatttccaacagtattcaACATTCCGGAATATTCCGATTCGGAGAGTGATTCTAGTTCTTTAGAAAGGAAGCGCTCAACCGATGGTTATTCTAAAATTAACCGCAAACCTCAAGGTCATAAAAGGCATCGCAAGAAGCGAACCGCCATCCCAGTTCAGCCGCCAAAGATTCCACTGGGTCCATTTGGCGGTGGTGGAGGCCCTGGGGATGGCGGTGGGCAACCGATGATGGTCGGTGTTCCTGGAGGTGGCCATATAGGATCGGCTCTCGGAATGCCAATGATGTATCAAAAgctgaagaatgagaagaacaTGAGCATGGATAAGGATAAGCAAGAGGACGAGTCGAGCATCGATGTGTCTTCGCCGAGGGATAACAATTCACCGATT TTTGGTGTCCTCCCAAAGATGGGTGACCGGGAAAAACTGATCACCAAGCAGAAAAATTGGTTTGGTAAGGAGATCGATAGCAGCAAGAACAGCTCCAAAGATTCGAAGGATTCGGACTCCAATGCAAAGAAAACAGCTGGTCGATCGAGCAAGGGAACCAGCGGAAAGAATGCCAAAAACGCGCCTCCGATTCCGCAACAACCGTCGTTAGCTAGTTTTAAGCAATCGGATAAAAATCTGGTGCCACTATTTGTGGAGAAATGTGTCAAATTTATCGAATTGGAGGGTTTGGATTCGGAGGGCATTTACCGAGTGCCGGGTAACAGAGCACATGTCGATTTGCTGTACCAGAAATTCGATGAAG AAGTCGACGTGGACATCGAAAAGTTGGATATTCCCGTGAATGCAGTGGCCACCGCCCTCAAGGACTTTTTTGCCAAACGGTTACCATCGCTGTTCAATACGGAGATGATGGCCGAATTGGAAGAGATTGCCGGTTCTAGACCGCTGCAAGCCATCAGCAGTCTCAATATGGAGGTCAAAACGGACCGAAGCTGCCGGTTGATTGCGCTGAGATCGCTACTTGGAAAACTCCCTCCGAGCAATTTTGCCATATTGAGCTTCATTTTCCAGCATTTCGTGAG GGTTTCCGAGAACTCCAAGCTGAACAGCATGGATAGCAAAAATCTTGCGATCTGCTGGTGGCCCACGCTGCTGCCCATCGAATTCACCGACATGATGCGGTTCGAGACCATGCGCCCCTATCTGGAGGACATCGTCCAGACGATGATCGACCAGTATCCGTTTCTGTTTTGTGGCGAGGAGGCCTTCGTGATGGTTTGA
- the LOC5571574 gene encoding rho GTPase-activating protein 190 isoform X3, with amino-acid sequence MKQINVAVVGLSGVEKDKGQLGAGKSCLCNRFVRPKTDDYAIDHISVLSQSDFSGRVVNNDHFLYWGEARKTSEEGVEYNFSVVEQTEFVDDATFQPFKVGKMEPYTKRCSAIRLSSQEKLKYICKNQLGIEHEYEEIVLPEGRFLVDGFVCVFDVSVVPNRTVEKQVEFITQIINNILKNKKPVVLVTTKNDDSNELYIREAEKICARKEYKGQIVMVETSAHESINVDLAFIVLAQMIDKAKQRSKIMSYAEAAKQRTDLLNASSEYVTRLIRTQITDHRSIWTSSSKKLANHREWIDFLELFGQEAGQRIFRRHIKKLRDDYQGKKLQSYMDSFACVLQEILPDMNSINLELDTFNDWQSVRNYFRNHVEYEQYFFDAIERGGSWAELSDMSDMEDENRIPFDILDTPEAETVFKNHMNALQQEQKRLEMPKRWKKQFKKLLEETGYVTPGKQLSEVRVLFMGRECFEALSEHDCQQIYDNHQRELIETAKRNFQELLMEHADLFYHFKNIEPSGTITQNDVKEITDVLQEDLRYKLLDRLEQDRKLMLFQHLGFVHCPIREHCPAFPNCMDALIERILIANQNLPNPKFAQKDGQLQLNLIVIGLDYIANDFIDKVHQQCNDNGEYIVDGQVYGLSIETINRENDSFSFDLANKGLICCYSNRQTFTYIYEVLDRLLVDNIDFKDSVNNLHIVFMSDEKNSENTLQQLQSDGQSLAERLHCVFIDENEFYASGQEVRFIETTLNSVIDSIPFDELKYGMNLADIPDLRIIMCIFCGDPFSTENLLSSMMIEQSCINAGERNIIFEMFLGDSKRRVELILSSYHGANAFRDDLIHGFILLYSSKRKASLSTLSAFSLNIPNLPMQLVSVSEQGGVNAFFNNETSQMLITEGNAIADKLRAHFATASDEDNQFKFASFAPFLKEVWDKKPEIEHAFNMEEPLTIDSGEGTMEHSMHHHHQQAPQPPPRYESYLINGSQTTYRGQHQHPHQQQKMLFDNRSINSLDDLDNLKQHQQQYSNMYYYEDSSDFDKGGSNQGFQIYPPPTTPPEPAPPDHLLTPSSILRQLKANTVSQSQSSLEEINCWLDDGFLIPKQDNKQNEDMWKSMNPHHAFTTGRRPNQSSFAKKIRPKGPSQTLKQPGKLNLKSFAIVNEAIARMNLGDGQGPFQGSGGQPMTEKEKKKAKKLLQQQLENAPLAAPEDDSEDYEDEAGYEQINDAFSDAVNNVASQLFTTFSGGQRGDVGQQGIDLTGGKAKLRQRREKEQTGSTFPTVFNIPEYSDSESDSSSLERKRSTDGYSKINRKPQGHKRHRKKRTAIPVQPPKIPLGPFGGGGGPGDGGGQPMMVGVPGGGHIGSALGMPMMYQKLKNEKNMSMDKDKQEDESSIDVSSPRDNNSPIFGVLPKMGDREKLITKQKNWFGKEIDSSKNSSKDSKDSDSNAKKTAGRSSKGTSGKNAKNAPPIPQQPSLASFKQSDKNLVPLFVEKCVKFIELEGLDSEGIYRVPGNRAHVDLLYQKFDEEVDVDIEKLDIPVNAVATALKDFFAKRLPSLFNTEMMAELEEIAGSRPLQAISSLNMEVKTDRSCRLIALRSLLGKLPPSNFAILSFIFQHFVRVSENSKLNSMDSKNLAICWWPTLLPIEFTDMMRFETMRPYLEDIVQTMIDQYPFLFCGEEAFVMV; translated from the exons ATGAAACAGATCAATGTCGCCGTCGTTGGGCTTTCCGGTGTTGAGAAGGACAAAGGCCAGCTGGGGGCAGGCAAGTCCTGCCTGTGCAATCGATTCGTGCGGCCAAAAACGGATGATTACGCGATCGATCACATATCTGTGCTGAGTCAG TCTGATTTCAGCGGCCGAGTTGTCAACAATGACCACTTCCTCTATTGGGGTGAGGCGCGCAAAACGTCCGAGGAGGGCGTCGAGTATAATTTTAGCGTAGTTGAACAGACCGAGTTCGTAGACGATGCCACATTCCAACCCTTCAAGGTGGGCAAAATGGAGCCCTACACAAAACGATGTTCGGCCATTCGGTTAAGCTCACAGGAAAAGCTCAAATATATTTGCAAAAACCAGCTGGGCATCGAGCATGAGTACGAGGAAATCGTCCTACCGGAAGGACGATTTCTGGTCGACGGATTTGTGTGCGTTTTCGACGTGAGTGTCGTCCCTAACAGGACCGTTGAAAAGCAGGTGGAATTCATCACACAGATCATCAACAACATCCTAAAAAACAAGAAACCAGTCGTGCTGGTAACGACCAAAAACGATGACTCCAACGAACTTTATATCCGAGAGGCAGAGAAGATTTGCGCCCGGAAGGAGTACAAAGGTCaaattgtgatggtagagacaTCGGCACATGAAAGCATAAATGTCGATCTAGCATTTATAGTCCTAGCACAAATGATCGATAAAGCGAAACAACGATCTAAGATCATGTCTTATGCGGAGGCGGCGAAACAACGAACTGATTTGCTGAATGCCAGCTCTGAATACGTCACGCGTCTTATCCGAACTCAAATTACAGATCATCGTTCTATATGGACGAGCTCTTCCAAAAAATTAGCCAACCACAGGGAATGGATTGACTTTTTGGAACTGTTTGGCCAGGAGGCCGGCCAGAGGATATTCCGACGGCACATTAAGAAGCTGCGGGACGATTATCAAGGCAAAAAGCTACAAAGCTACATGGATTCGTTTGCGTGCGTACTGCAGGAAATTCTGCCGGACATGAACAGCATCAACTTGGAGCTGGACACGTTCAACGATTGGCAGTCGGTACGGAACTATTTCCGAAATCATGTCGAATATGAACAGTACTTTTTCGATGCCATAGAGAGGGGCGGCAGCTGGGCGGAGTTGAGTGATATGAGCGATATGGAAGATGAGAATCGAATACCGTTCGATATCCTGGACACGCCTGAAGCGGAAACCGTGTTCAAGAACCACATGAATGCCCTGCAGCAGGAACAAAAGCGATTAGA GATgccaaaaag ATGGAAGAAGCAGTTCaagaaattgctggaggaaacCGGATATGTGACACCTGGCAAGCAACTGTCGGAGGTTCGAGTGCTGTTCATGGGTCGCGAATGTTTCGAAGCATTGTCCGAGCATGATTGTCAGCAAATCTACGATAACCACCAGCGGGAGCTTATTGAGACGGCAAAGCGAAACTTCCAGGAGCTGCTAATGGAACATGCGGACTTGTTCTACCATTTCAAGAACATTGAACCCTCGGGAACAATTACCCAGAATGACGTCAAGGAAATTACCGATGTTCTCCAGGAAGATTTGCGATACAAACTGCTTGACCGATTGGAACAAGATCGGAAGTTGATGTTGTTTCAGCATCTTGGGTTTGTTCATTGTCCGATACGAGAGCATTGCCCTGCGTTCCCGAACTGTATGGACGCTCTGATCGAGAGGATATTGATTGCCAATCAGAA TCTACCGAACCCGAAGTTTGCTCAGAAGGACGGTCAATTGCAACTGAATCTCATAGTCATTGGGTTGGATTACATTGCAAACGATTTCATAGACAAAGTACACCAGCAATGCAACGATAACGGCGAGTACATAGTGGACGGCCAAGTATATGGGCTAAGCATTGAAACGATCAATCGGGAAAATGATTCGTTCTCGTTTGATCTGGCCAACAAAGGACTGATATGTTGCTACTCGAATAGACAAACATTCACTTATATCTATGAGGTACTCGATCGTCTATTGGTGGACAATATTGATTTTAAGGATAGCGTAAACAATTTGCACATAGTGTTCATGAGTGATGAAAAGAATAGTGAGAACACCTTGCAACAATTGCAAAGCGATGGTCAATCGTTGGCGGAACGACTTCACTGCGTGTTTATCGATGAGAATGAGTTTTACGCTTCCGGCCAAGAAGTGCGCTTCATAGAGACAACACTGAACAGCGTTATCGACTCAATTCCTTTTGATGAACTCAAATACGGCATGAATCTAGCAGATATTCCTGATTTGCGCATTATTATGTGCATCTTTTGCGGCGATCCTTTCTCGACTGAGAACCTACTGAGCTCGATGATGATTGAGCAGTCGTGTATAAACGCAGGTGAAAGGAATataattttcgaaatgtttttgGGCGATTCCAAGCGACGAGTTGAGTTAATCTTATCCTCATACCATGGCGCAAATGCTTTTAGAGATGATCTCATCCATGGATTTATCCTGCTATATTCCAGCAAACGAAAGGCTTCCCTTTCTACCCTTAGCGCTTTTTCATTAAACATTCCAAATCTTCCAATGCAACTCGTCTCCGTATCGGAACAGGGTGGAGTCAACGCTTTCTTCAACAACGAAACATCACAAATGCTAATCACCGAGGGCAATGCAATTGCCGACAAGTTACGCGCACACTTTGCAACCGCTTCCGACGAAGATAACCAATTCAAATTTGCTTCGTTTGCTCCGTTCCTCAAAGAAGTATGGGACAAGAAGCCAGAGATTGAACACGCCTTCAATATGGAAGAGCCCCTTACAATTGATTCGGGAGAGGGCACCATGGAACACTCTATGCACCATCATCACCAGCAAGCACCACAACCTCCACCTCGTTACGAGAGCTATCTAATAAACGGTTCCCAAACGACCTACCGCGGCCAACATCAGCATCCCCACCAGCAACAGAAAATGCTCTTCGATAACCGCTCCATCAACTCCTTGGATGACCTAGATAATCTCAAGCAACATCAGCAGCAGTATTCCAACATGTACTACTACGAAGACAGTAGCGATTTTGATAAAGGTGGCAGCAATCAAGGTTTTCAAATCTATCCACCACCCACCACACCGCCAGAGCCAGCACCACCAGATCACCTACTGACGCCATCCTCGATTTTACGCCAACTCAAAGCTAATACCGTGTCCCAGTCACAAAGTAGCTTGGAGGAAATCAACT GCTGGTTGGACGACGGATTTCTCATCCCCAAGCAGGATAACAAGCAGAACGAAGACATGTGGAAGAGCATGAACCCCCACCACGCTTTCACAACCGGACGGAGGCCAAACCAAAGTTCGTTTGCGAAGAAAATTCGCCCAAAGGGCCCCAGCCAAACGCTGAAGCAACCGGGAAAACTGAATCTCAAAAGCTTTGCCATAGTCAACGAGGCCATAGCACGCATGAATCTGGGAGATGGACAGGGCCCGTTCCAAGGGAGCGGTGGTCAACCCATGACAGAGAAAGAGAAAAAGAAGGCCAAAAAGTTGCTCCAGCAGCAGTTGGAGAATGCTCCGCTGGCTGCTCCGGAGGACGACAGCGAGGACTACGAGGATGAGGCCGGTTATGAGCAGATAAACGATGCATTTAGCGATGCAGTTAATAATGTAGCAAGTCAATTATTTACTACCTTTTCGGGAGGGCAACGAGGGGATGTTGGTCAGCAGGGTATCGATCTGACCGGAGGAAAGGCTAAACTACGACAACGACGGGAGAAGGAACAAA CTGGTTctacatttccaacagtattcaACATTCCGGAATATTCCGATTCGGAGAGTGATTCTAGTTCTTTAGAAAGGAAGCGCTCAACCGATGGTTATTCTAAAATTAACCGCAAACCTCAAGGTCATAAAAGGCATCGCAAGAAGCGAACCGCCATCCCAGTTCAGCCGCCAAAGATTCCACTGGGTCCATTTGGCGGTGGTGGAGGCCCTGGGGATGGCGGTGGGCAACCGATGATGGTCGGTGTTCCTGGAGGTGGCCATATAGGATCGGCTCTCGGAATGCCAATGATGTATCAAAAgctgaagaatgagaagaacaTGAGCATGGATAAGGATAAGCAAGAGGACGAGTCGAGCATCGATGTGTCTTCGCCGAGGGATAACAATTCACCGATT TTTGGTGTCCTCCCAAAGATGGGTGACCGGGAAAAACTGATCACCAAGCAGAAAAATTGGTTTGGTAAGGAGATCGATAGCAGCAAGAACAGCTCCAAAGATTCGAAGGATTCGGACTCCAATGCAAAGAAAACAGCTGGTCGATCGAGCAAGGGAACCAGCGGAAAGAATGCCAAAAACGCGCCTCCGATTCCGCAACAACCGTCGTTAGCTAGTTTTAAGCAATCGGATAAAAATCTGGTGCCACTATTTGTGGAGAAATGTGTCAAATTTATCGAATTGGAGGGTTTGGATTCGGAGGGCATTTACCGAGTGCCGGGTAACAGAGCACATGTCGATTTGCTGTACCAGAAATTCGATGAAG AAGTCGACGTGGACATCGAAAAGTTGGATATTCCCGTGAATGCAGTGGCCACCGCCCTCAAGGACTTTTTTGCCAAACGGTTACCATCGCTGTTCAATACGGAGATGATGGCCGAATTGGAAGAGATTGCCGGTTCTAGACCGCTGCAAGCCATCAGCAGTCTCAATATGGAGGTCAAAACGGACCGAAGCTGCCGGTTGATTGCGCTGAGATCGCTACTTGGAAAACTCCCTCCGAGCAATTTTGCCATATTGAGCTTCATTTTCCAGCATTTCGTGAG GGTTTCCGAGAACTCCAAGCTGAACAGCATGGATAGCAAAAATCTTGCGATCTGCTGGTGGCCCACGCTGCTGCCCATCGAATTCACCGACATGATGCGGTTCGAGACCATGCGCCCCTATCTGGAGGACATCGTCCAGACGATGATCGACCAGTATCCGTTTCTGTTTTGTGGCGAGGAGGCCTTCGTGATGGTTTGA